GCCCTGATCCATGGCCGAGCGCAGCGCGGCCGTGGTTTCCTGCGGGCTGAGCTTGTTGTCCAGCGCCACGATCTCGAACTTCACGCCCGAGGCATTTTTCTTGTTGAACTCCTCCGCCAGCAGCTGAAAGGTCTTGAGCTGATTCGTTCCCACAGCGGCCATCAGACCTGACAAGGGATCAATCCAGGCGATCTTGACGGTTTCGCCCTTCTGAGCCCAGGCTCCACCTGCACTCACGGCCATGGCCGAGACGGCCACTGCTCGCATAACCCATTTCATACTTGTCTCCTTTCACCATTTTTGCTAGCGACTGACGCCAATCTACCGGTCGGTAGACTTTTTCCCGCTGGGGAAAGCCTTAGGAACTATCACGCATGCGACTTGCCGGGCCGATTCGCAGTAGTTGGCGACACTTGCGCGACAGCTGCTCGCACTTGCAGACGAATGAAACCCGCGATCAAAAAAGGGCGCCACCAGGGCGCCCCGAAATCCGCTTCTCTCGCATCGCCTCAGGAGGGACGCTTCATCTGGCAGCTGGTGGGAGTGCTGGCCACATAGGGTTCGAAGTACTTCACGGGTGCAAAGGTATAGCCCGTGTTCTCGGAGTCCATGGGGTATTTGCCGCCGGCCTTTTCCCAGCGCGCGATGTACAGACCCTGCTGCAGCTGGTGATCGCTCTTGCGCATCTCGACCTCGCCGTTGTAGTTCTGGAACTTCATGCCCTCCATGGTCGCCGCGACCTTGACGGGATCGGTGGTCTTGGCCTTGGCAAAAGCCTGATCGAGCATGTTCAGCCCCGTGTACACGGTGCCGGTGTACATATCCTCGTTGACCTTGGCCTTGAAGCCCTTGACGATCTTGTCCATGGCGCCGGGCATGTTCAAGTGGCCGTAGCCCACCATATAGACCTTGCCTGCCGCCGCCGCACCCATGGCCGTGGGAGCTCCCGTGGCAATGGCGTAATAGGTGTAGAACTTGACGTTGTTCAGGCCCGCATCGTTGGCAGCCTTGATCAGCAGTGCCAGGTCCGAGCCCCAGTTGCCCGTGATCACCGTGTCTGCGCCCGACTGCTTGATCTTGGCCACATAGGGCGCGAAGTCGCGCACCTGGGCCAGCGGCGAGAAGTCGTCACCCACGACTTCCACATCGGGGCGCTTGCGCTTGAGCATCTCCTTGGCGTACTTGGACACCTGCTGGCCATGCGAGTAGTTCTGGTTGATCAGATAGACCTTCTTGATCTCTGGCACGTCCTTCATATACGTGGTCAAGGCCTCCATCTTCATGGAGGTATCGGCATCGAGACGGAAATGCCAGTAGCTGCACTTGCTGTTGGTCAGATCGGGGTCCACGGCCGCATAGTTGAGGAACACGACCTCCTTGCCCTTGTTGCGCGCATTGTGCTTTTCCAGCGCATCCATGATGGCCAGCGCCGGTCCCGAGCCGTTGCCCTGGAACACATAGCGCACGCCCTGGTCCATGGCCGAACGCAGCGCGGCCGTGGTCTCCTGCGGGCTGAGCTTGTTGTCGATGCCGATGATCTCGAACTTCACCCCCGAAGCATTGCCCTTGTTGAGTTCCTCTGCCACGTACTGCAGGCTTTTGAGCTGGTTGGAACCCAGCGCTGCCATCAGGCCCGAGAGCGGGTCAATCCAGGCGACCTTGACGGTCTCTCCCTTCTGGGCCATCGCGCTCCCCGCGCACGCCAGGATCACCGATGCTGTCAAAGCCTTGATTGCAAACTTCATAGAGCGTCTCCGTTGGTGTTTATGAGCGACACCCAGACTAAAGGGCAAGCCAGCGCCTGCGGCCTGGGGGTTGCCCTAGCGCATATCACATTGGCGACTGCAGGGTTTACCTTAGGCCACAACTTCAAAAACCATAGCTGCATTCTCCTACCCATTAAGGGCCAGAGGCACTTGAGACTTCAACAGTCTGGAGCGGCAACTGGCTTCCGTCAGCCGCTGGCCGCCCAAGCTGCTCAACACCTGGGCTTGGGCAATCTCCTCTCCTCCAGATGCGGTCGCATCTGCAGCGTCAACGGGCCGAAGCTCAACCTGCCGGCCTTGACCCTGGCCTGCTGCTCCACCCCACCGGGTAGAGCTTTTCAAAGCGTGCTTCCTCCATCGGCGCCAAAGCAGATAGTGGAACAGGCCACGCGCTCCCTCAAGCCCATGGGGACGAGCAAACACCGGTTGCTGACGCACCCACCATTGCATGGCCAACGGCGGCAGTTTGTCGCCCAGATCGATCCAAATGGCCCAGCCGCCCAGACAAAAAAGCCATCATCTCGCGATGATGGCTTTGGTCGGGCCGCGTCAGGCCTAAGGCGGTTCAGGCTGCCGTGGGCAGCTTGTAGTCCTTGAGCTCCTCACGCAAACGGGTCTTGAGCATCTTGCCCGTGGCGCCAATCGGAATCGCCTCCACAAACACCACATCATCTGGAATCTGCCACTTGGCCGTCTTGCCCTCGTAGAACTTCAGCAGCTCCTCGCGCGTGATTTCCGCGCCGGGCTTCTTGACCACCGCCACGATGGGGCGCTCGTCCCACTTGGGATGCGGCATGCCTATGCAGGCTGCCATGGCCACGGCCGGGTTGGCCATGGCGATGTTCTCTATATCGATGGAGCTGATCCACTCGCCGCCGGACTTGATCACGTCCTTGCTGCGGTCGGTGATCTGCATGTAGCCATCGGGGTCGATCGTTGCCACATCCCCCGTCGGGAACCAGCCATAGCCGTCAGCCCCGCGCACCAGGGGGTTGCCACTGCCTTTGTAGTAGCTGTCGATGATCCAGGGGCCGCGCACCAGCAGGTCGCCATAGCTCTTGCCATCCCAGGGCTGCTCGTCGCCGGCGTCGTTGACGATCTTCATCTCCACGCCATAGATCGCGCGCCCCTGCTTCTGCCGGATCTTCATCTGCTCGTCCTTGGGCAGGTCCAGATGCTTGTTCTTGAGCGTGCACAGCGTGCCCAGGGGACTCATCTCCGTCATGCCCCAGGCGTGCAGAACCTCCACGCCATAGTCATCCTGGAAGGCCGTGATCATGGCTGGCGGGCAGGCGGAGCCGCCGATCACCGTGCGATTGAGCTTGGAAAAACGCAGGCCGCCCGGCTTCATGTAGCCAAGCAGCATCTGCCAGACGGTGGGCACGCCGGCAGCAAAGGTGACGCCTTCAGACTCGATGAGTTCGTACACCGACTTGCCATCGAGCGCCGGGCCCGGGAAGACCATCTTGCAGCCGGTGAGCGCCGCCGAATAAGGCAAGCCCCAGGCATTGACGTGAAACATGGGAACCACGGGCAGCACCGAATCACGGGCCGACAGGCACATCACGTCCGGCAGCGCGGCAGCATAGGCGTGCAAGGTACTGGAGCGGTGGCTGTAGAGCACGGCCTTGGGATTGCCCGTGGTGCCGCTGGTGTAGCACATGCTGGATGCGGTGTTTTCGTCGAACTGCGGCCAGCGGTATTGATCGGACTGGCCCGCAATCCAGCTCTCGTAGCTGATGAGGCCGGGAATGCCGCTGTCTGCCGGCAGGCGGTCCGCATCGCAGAGCACCACCCATTGCCGCACCTCTGGGCATTTGGCATGCACCGCCTGGATGATGGGCAAAAAGGTCAGGTCAAAGCACAGCACCTTGTCTTCGGCGTGGTTGACGATCCAGGCAATCTGCTCGGGATGCAGGCGCGGGTTGACGGTGTGCAGCACCCGGCCCGAGCCGCTGACGCCGAAATACATCTCCATGTGCCGATAGCCATTCCAGGCCAGGCTGGCCACCCTGTCGCCATGGGCCAGGCCCATAGCATCGAGCTTGTTGGCCAGCTGACGCGAGCGGGCCGCCAGTTCCTTGTAGGTATAGCGGTGGATATCGCCCTCCACACGGCGGGAGACGATCTCCCCGTCGGCATGGTTGCGCGCGGCAAACTCGATCAGGGAAGAAATCAACAGCGGCTGGCTTTGCATCAGACCCAACATTGGCAGTCTCCTGGATAGCGTTGTGATGATCGGCAAGCATCCTATCTCGGGCTTCCCTGCCGTCATCCGAGGACTGTCACCAATGCGTAACCGTGGCGACGTTTGTCTGCATCCTCCCTCTGAACGACAAACAAGCACTCAGGGAAAAACCTAGGACGATCTCCAGCGTCAACCGGCTCAACAACCCTGCAAGCCCTGTCCCTGATGCCGCTCAAGCACAATGCCTGCATGAGCGAATCCCCTGCCCCGCAATGGCGCAAGCCCGGCCGCTTCGAAGCCCTGGGCCCGGCTTTTTTCACCTATCTGCAACCCACGCCCGTACCCGAGCCGCAATGGATTGCCACCAGCACCAGCGCGGCACGCTGGATGGATCTGGACCCCGAATGGCTGCACAGCGCCGAAGCGCTGCAAATCCTCAGCGGCAATGCCGTCTCCGACCAAGGCAGCGGCGGCAGCAAGCCGCTGGCCACGGTCTATAGCGGCCACCAGTTCGGCGTCTGGGCCGGCCAGCTCGGCGACGGCCGCGCCATCCTGCTGGGCGAAACCGAGCAGGGCTTTGAAATCCAGCTCAAGGGAGCAGGCCGCACGCCCTATTCGCGCATGGGCGACGGCCGGGCCGTGCTGCGCTCGTCGATTCGCGAGTTTCTCTGCAGCGAAGCCATGGCGGCCCTGGGCATTCCCACCACGCGTGCGCTGGCGCTGACGGGCTCGCCCCTGCCCGTGGCGCGCGAGACCATGGAAACCGCCGCCGTCGTGACGCGTGTGGCCGAGAGCTTCATCCGCTTCGGCCATTTCGAGCATTTCGCCGCACGCGATATGCAGGCCGAGCTGCGCGCCCTGGCCGATCTGGTCATAGACCAGCACTATCCCGAGTGCCGCACGGCCACCGCGCTGAACGGCAACCACTACGCCAATTTGCTGCAGGCCGTGAGCGAGCGCACGGCCCAATTGCTGGCCCGGTGGCAGGGTGTGGGCTTCTGCCACGGCGTGATGAATACCGACAATATGAGCATTCTGGGCCTGACCATCGATTACGGCCCCTTCCAGTTTCTCGACGCCTTCGACCCCGGCCATATCTGCAACCACAGCGACAGCCAGGGCCGCTATGCCTTCAACCGCCAGCCCCAGGTGGCCTACTGGAATCTGTATTGCCTGGGCCAGGCCCTGCTGCCGCTGATCGGCGACGAAGAGCTGACGATTGCGGCGCTTGAGTCGTACAAGACCGTCTTTCCCGCCGCCTATGCGCGCCAGATGCTGGCCAAGCTGGGCCTGCCCGAGAACGAGGCCGGCACGCCGGCCACCGAAGGCCGCTTTGCACTGCTGGTCAACCCGCTGCTGCAGATCCTGGCCGACAACAAGGTGGACTACACCATCTTCTTCAGTCGCCTGACCGATGCCGTCGCACAGGGGCAGGCAAGACCGATCGACTTCGAGCCGCTGCGTAACATCATTCTTGACCGGGCCAGCTTCGATGCCTGGTCGCTCACTTATTCAGAGCAGCTGGCGCAAGTGGATAGCGTGCAGGCCATGGCTTTGATGCAAGAATCCAATCCGCGCTTTGTGCTGCGCAACCATCTGGGCGAAACCGTGATCCGCGCCGCCCAGGACGGTGACTTCGCGCCGGTGCAGCAGATGCTGGCCGTGCTGCAAGCGCCTTGTGACTCGCATCCGGACCACGCTGACTGGGCCGGCTTCCCGCCCGACTGGGCTTCCTCGATTGAAATCAGCTGTTCATCATGAGCTTTCCCATCCAGAAATCCGACCAAGAATGGCAAGCCCTGCTGCAGGACAAGGGGGCTGAAACCGCGGCCTTCCAGGTCACGCGCCATGCGGCCACCGAGCGCCCCTTCACCGGCAAATACGAGCAGTTCTGGGCCGACGGCAGCTACCACTGCGTCTGCTGCGGCAACAAGCTGTTCGACTCGCACACCAAGTTCGATGCGGGCTGCGGCTGGCCCAGCTTTGACCAGGCCGTGCCCGGCGCCATCACCAATATCGTGGATCGCAGCCACGGCATGGTGCGCACCGAGACGGTGTGCAGCAACTGCGGCGCTCATCTGGGCCATGTCTTTCCCGACGGTCCCACCGACACCGGACTGCGCTACTGCATGAATTCAGCCTCGCTGGATTTCCAGGGTGAACACCAAAAATAAGAGCTGACAAGGCTTGAGCAGCAAGGCCTCAGCCATGCCGGCACGGGCGCGCTGCGCAGGCCCTGGCTATCAGCTTTGATAGCTGAATCCGTCCGGCTCACAA
This DNA window, taken from Comamonas testosteroni TK102, encodes the following:
- the msrB gene encoding peptide-methionine (R)-S-oxide reductase MsrB → MSFPIQKSDQEWQALLQDKGAETAAFQVTRHAATERPFTGKYEQFWADGSYHCVCCGNKLFDSHTKFDAGCGWPSFDQAVPGAITNIVDRSHGMVRTETVCSNCGAHLGHVFPDGPTDTGLRYCMNSASLDFQGEHQK
- a CDS encoding 3-(methylthio)propionyl-CoA ligase; its protein translation is MLGLMQSQPLLISSLIEFAARNHADGEIVSRRVEGDIHRYTYKELAARSRQLANKLDAMGLAHGDRVASLAWNGYRHMEMYFGVSGSGRVLHTVNPRLHPEQIAWIVNHAEDKVLCFDLTFLPIIQAVHAKCPEVRQWVVLCDADRLPADSGIPGLISYESWIAGQSDQYRWPQFDENTASSMCYTSGTTGNPKAVLYSHRSSTLHAYAAALPDVMCLSARDSVLPVVPMFHVNAWGLPYSAALTGCKMVFPGPALDGKSVYELIESEGVTFAAGVPTVWQMLLGYMKPGGLRFSKLNRTVIGGSACPPAMITAFQDDYGVEVLHAWGMTEMSPLGTLCTLKNKHLDLPKDEQMKIRQKQGRAIYGVEMKIVNDAGDEQPWDGKSYGDLLVRGPWIIDSYYKGSGNPLVRGADGYGWFPTGDVATIDPDGYMQITDRSKDVIKSGGEWISSIDIENIAMANPAVAMAACIGMPHPKWDERPIVAVVKKPGAEITREELLKFYEGKTAKWQIPDDVVFVEAIPIGATGKMLKTRLREELKDYKLPTAA
- a CDS encoding protein adenylyltransferase SelO encodes the protein MPLKHNACMSESPAPQWRKPGRFEALGPAFFTYLQPTPVPEPQWIATSTSAARWMDLDPEWLHSAEALQILSGNAVSDQGSGGSKPLATVYSGHQFGVWAGQLGDGRAILLGETEQGFEIQLKGAGRTPYSRMGDGRAVLRSSIREFLCSEAMAALGIPTTRALALTGSPLPVARETMETAAVVTRVAESFIRFGHFEHFAARDMQAELRALADLVIDQHYPECRTATALNGNHYANLLQAVSERTAQLLARWQGVGFCHGVMNTDNMSILGLTIDYGPFQFLDAFDPGHICNHSDSQGRYAFNRQPQVAYWNLYCLGQALLPLIGDEELTIAALESYKTVFPAAYARQMLAKLGLPENEAGTPATEGRFALLVNPLLQILADNKVDYTIFFSRLTDAVAQGQARPIDFEPLRNIILDRASFDAWSLTYSEQLAQVDSVQAMALMQESNPRFVLRNHLGETVIRAAQDGDFAPVQQMLAVLQAPCDSHPDHADWAGFPPDWASSIEISCSS
- a CDS encoding branched-chain amino acid ABC transporter substrate-binding protein, which codes for MKFAIKALTASVILACAGSAMAQKGETVKVAWIDPLSGLMAALGSNQLKSLQYVAEELNKGNASGVKFEIIGIDNKLSPQETTAALRSAMDQGVRYVFQGNGSGPALAIMDALEKHNARNKGKEVVFLNYAAVDPDLTNSKCSYWHFRLDADTSMKMEALTTYMKDVPEIKKVYLINQNYSHGQQVSKYAKEMLKRKRPDVEVVGDDFSPLAQVRDFAPYVAKIKQSGADTVITGNWGSDLALLIKAANDAGLNNVKFYTYYAIATGAPTAMGAAAAGKVYMVGYGHLNMPGAMDKIVKGFKAKVNEDMYTGTVYTGLNMLDQAFAKAKTTDPVKVAATMEGMKFQNYNGEVEMRKSDHQLQQGLYIARWEKAGGKYPMDSENTGYTFAPVKYFEPYVASTPTSCQMKRPS